Proteins from one Streptococcus mitis B6 genomic window:
- a CDS encoding recombinase family protein: MIHVVKIPVKNKTKEVVRITVYCRVSKNIEEQRSGLNSQIAYFKELSNKVIEIDLAEVYHDVGRSGLIKNGRTSYKKMIVDGL, encoded by the coding sequence ATGATACATGTAGTGAAGATACCAGTTAAAAATAAAACGAAAGAAGTAGTAAGAATTACAGTATATTGTAGAGTAAGTAAAAATATAGAAGAACAACGTTCAGGTTTAAATAGTCAAATTGCATATTTTAAAGAACTTTCTAACAAAGTAATAGAAATCGATTTAGCTGAAGTGTATCACGATGTTGGAAGAAGTGGGTTAATAAAGAATGGAAGAACAAGCTATAAAAAAATGATTGTAGATGGATTATAA
- the aph(2'')-Ia gene encoding aminoglycoside O-phosphotransferase APH(2'')-Ia → MNIVENEICIRTLIDDDFPLMLKWLTDERVLEFYGGRDKKYTLESLKKHYTEPWEDEVFRVIIEYNNVPIGYGQIYKMYDELYTDYHYPKTDEIVYGMDQFIGEPNYWSKGIGTRYIKLIFEFLKKERNANAVILDPHKNNPRAIRAYQKSGFRIIEDLPEHELHEGKKEDCYLMEYRYDDNATNVKAMKYLIEHYFDNFKVDSIEIIGSGYDSVAYLVNNEYIFKTKFSTNKKKGYAKEKAIYNFLNTNLETNVKIPNIEYSYISDELSILGYKEIKGTFLTPEIYSTMSEEEQNLLKRDIASFLRQMHGLDYTDISECTIDNKQNVLEEYILLRETIYNDLTDIEKDYIESFMERLNATTVFEGKKCLCHNDFSCNHLLLDGNNRLTGIIDFGDSGIIDEYCDFIYLLEDSEEEIGTNFGEDILRMYGNIDIEKAKEYQDIVEEYYPIETIVYGIKNIKQEFIENGRKEIYKRTYKD, encoded by the coding sequence ATGAATATAGTTGAAAATGAAATATGTATAAGAACTTTAATAGATGATGATTTTCCTTTGATGTTAAAATGGTTAACTGATGAAAGAGTATTAGAATTTTATGGTGGTAGAGATAAAAAATATACATTAGAATCATTAAAAAAACATTATACAGAGCCTTGGGAAGATGAAGTTTTTAGAGTAATTATTGAATATAACAATGTTCCTATTGGATATGGACAAATATATAAAATGTATGATGAGTTATATACTGATTATCATTATCCAAAAACTGATGAGATAGTCTATGGTATGGATCAATTTATAGGAGAGCCAAATTATTGGAGTAAAGGAATTGGTACAAGATATATTAAATTGATTTTTGAATTTTTGAAAAAAGAAAGAAATGCTAATGCAGTTATTTTAGACCCTCATAAAAATAATCCAAGAGCAATAAGGGCATACCAAAAATCTGGTTTTAGAATTATTGAAGATTTGCCAGAACATGAATTACACGAGGGCAAAAAAGAAGATTGTTATTTAATGGAATATAGATATGATGATAATGCCACAAATGTTAAGGCAATGAAATATTTAATTGAGCATTACTTTGATAATTTCAAAGTAGATAGTATTGAAATAATCGGTAGTGGTTATGATAGTGTGGCATATTTAGTTAATAATGAATACATTTTTAAAACAAAATTTAGTACTAATAAGAAAAAAGGTTATGCAAAAGAAAAAGCAATATATAATTTTTTAAATACAAATTTAGAAACTAATGTAAAAATTCCTAATATTGAATATTCGTATATTAGTGATGAATTATCTATACTAGGTTATAAAGAAATTAAAGGAACTTTTTTAACACCAGAAATTTATTCTACTATGTCAGAAGAAGAACAAAATTTGTTAAAACGAGATATTGCCAGTTTTTTAAGACAAATGCACGGTTTAGATTATACAGATATTAGTGAATGTACTATTGATAATAAACAAAATGTATTAGAAGAGTATATATTGTTGCGTGAAACTATTTATAATGATTTAACTGATATAGAAAAAGATTATATAGAAAGTTTTATGGAAAGACTAAATGCAACAACAGTTTTTGAGGGTAAAAAGTGTTTATGCCATAATGATTTTAGTTGTAATCATCTATTGTTAGATGGCAATAATAGATTAACTGGAATAATTGATTTTGGAGATTCTGGAATTATAGATGAATATTGTGATTTTATATACTTACTTGAAGATAGTGAAGAAGAAATAGGAACAAATTTTGGAGAAGATATATTAAGAATGTATGGAAATATAGATATTGAGAAAGCAAAAGAATATCAAGATATAGTTGAAGAATATTATCCTATTGAAACTATTGTTTATGGAATTAAAAATATTAAACAGGAATTTATCGAAAATGGTAGAAAAGAAATTTATAAAAGGACTTATAAAGATTGA
- a CDS encoding GNAT family N-acetyltransferase, which yields MEEVLIDDNMVFDIDNLKGFLNDTSSFGFIAKENNKIIGFAYCYTLLRPDGKTMFYLHSIGMLPNYQDKGYGSKLLSFIKEYSKEIGCSEMFLITDKGNPRACHVYEKLGGKNDYKDEIVYVYDYEKGDK from the coding sequence ATGGAAGAAGTTTTAATTGATGATAATATGGTTTTTGATATTGATAATTTAAAAGGATTTCTTAATGATACCAGTTCATTTGGGTTTATAGCTAAAGAAAATAATAAAATTATAGGATTTGCATATTGCTATACACTTTTAAGACCTGATGGAAAAACAATGTTTTATTTACACTCAATAGGAATGTTACCTAACTATCAAGACAAAGGTTATGGTTCAAAATTATTATCTTTTATTAAGGAATATTCTAAAGAGATTGGTTGTTCTGAAATGTTTTTAATAACTGATAAAGGTAATCCTAGAGCTTGCCATGTATATGAAAAATTAGGTGGTAAAAATGATTATAAAGATGAAATAGTATATGTATATGATTATGAAAAAGGTGATAAATAA
- a CDS encoding helix-turn-helix transcriptional regulator, producing MNRINRVTSILIQLQSKKIIPAKEIAQRFNISLRTVYRDIRTLEEAGIPIGSEAGKGYFLVEGFLLPPVMFTAAEVGALITAGKFLNCHGDESFIKDFDSAMYKIKSILKHGEKTMHRSWRTVLTCTAHLDRKIHWRITLLQQFRLQSAIKG from the coding sequence TTGAACAGGATTAACAGAGTAACCTCTATTCTTATTCAGCTGCAATCAAAAAAAATAATTCCTGCCAAAGAAATTGCACAGCGATTTAATATAAGCTTAAGGACAGTTTACAGAGATATCCGGACACTTGAAGAAGCCGGAATACCAATTGGATCTGAGGCCGGAAAAGGATATTTTCTTGTAGAGGGCTTCCTACTTCCGCCGGTAATGTTTACAGCGGCGGAAGTGGGTGCATTGATTACAGCAGGGAAATTTTTAAATTGCCATGGAGATGAATCATTTATAAAGGATTTTGATTCAGCTATGTATAAAATCAAATCTATTTTGAAGCATGGTGAAAAAACTATGCACAGGAGTTGGAGAACAGTATTAACGTGTACAGCACATCTGGACAGAAAAATACATTGGCGGATAACGTTATTGCAGCAATTCAGACTGCAATCTGCAATAAAAGGGTAA
- the aph(3')-IIIa gene encoding aminoglycoside O-phosphotransferase APH(3')-IIIa yields the protein MAKMRISPELKKLIEKYRCVKDTEGMSPAKVYKLVGENENLYLKMTDSRYKGTTYDVEREKDMMLWLEGKLPVPKVLHFERHDGWSNLLMSEADGVLCSEEYEDEQSPEKIIELYAECIRLFHSIDISDCPYTNSLDSRLAELDYLLNNDLADVDCENWEEDTPFKDPRELYDFLKTEKPEEELVFSHGDLGDSNIFVKDGKVSGFIDLGRSGRADKWYDIAFCVRSIREDIGEEQYVELFFDLLGIKPDWEKIKYYILLDELF from the coding sequence ATGGCTAAAATGAGAATATCACCGGAATTGAAAAAACTGATCGAAAAATACCGCTGCGTAAAAGATACGGAAGGAATGTCTCCTGCTAAGGTATATAAGCTGGTGGGAGAAAATGAAAACCTATATTTAAAAATGACGGACAGCCGGTATAAAGGGACCACCTATGATGTGGAACGAGAAAAGGACATGATGCTATGGCTGGAAGGAAAGCTGCCTGTTCCAAAGGTCCTGCACTTTGAACGGCATGATGGCTGGAGCAATCTGCTCATGAGTGAGGCCGATGGCGTCCTTTGCTCGGAAGAGTATGAAGATGAACAAAGCCCTGAAAAGATTATCGAGCTGTATGCGGAGTGCATCAGGCTCTTTCACTCCATCGACATATCGGATTGTCCCTATACGAATAGCTTAGACAGCCGCTTAGCCGAATTGGATTACTTACTGAATAACGATCTGGCCGATGTGGATTGCGAAAACTGGGAAGAAGACACTCCATTTAAAGATCCGCGCGAGCTGTATGATTTTTTAAAGACGGAAAAGCCCGAAGAGGAACTTGTCTTTTCCCACGGCGACCTGGGAGACAGCAACATCTTTGTGAAAGATGGCAAAGTAAGTGGCTTTATTGATCTTGGGAGAAGCGGCAGGGCGGACAAGTGGTATGACATTGCCTTCTGCGTCCGCTCGATCAGGGAGGATATCGGGGAAGAACAGTATGTCGAGCTATTTTTTGACTTACTGGGGATCAAGCCTGATTGGGAGAAAATAAAATATTATATTTTACTGGATGAATTGTTTTAG
- the sat4 gene encoding streptothricin N-acetyltransferase Sat4 codes for MITEMKAGHLKDIDKPSEPFEVIGKIIPRYENENWTFTELLYEAPYLKSYQDEEDEEDEEADCLEYIDNTDKIIYLYYQDDKCVGKVKLRKNWNRYAYIEDIAVCKDFRGQGIGSALINISIEWAKHKNLHGLMLETQDNNLIACKFYHNCGFKIGSVDTMLYANFENNFEKAVFWYLRF; via the coding sequence GTGATTACAGAAATGAAAGCAGGGCACCTGAAAGATATCGATAAACCCAGCGAACCATTTGAGGTGATAGGTAAGATTATACCGAGGTATGAAAACGAGAATTGGACCTTTACAGAATTACTCTATGAAGCGCCATATTTAAAAAGCTACCAAGACGAAGAGGATGAAGAGGATGAGGAGGCAGATTGCCTTGAATATATTGACAATACTGATAAGATAATATATCTTTACTACCAAGACGATAAATGCGTCGGAAAAGTTAAACTGCGAAAAAATTGGAACCGGTACGCTTATATAGAAGATATCGCCGTATGTAAGGATTTCAGGGGGCAAGGCATAGGCAGCGCGCTTATCAATATATCTATAGAATGGGCAAAGCATAAAAACTTGCATGGACTAATGCTTGAAACCCAGGACAATAACCTTATAGCTTGTAAATTCTATCATAATTGTGGTTTCAAAATCGGCTCCGTCGATACTATGTTATACGCCAACTTTGAAAACAACTTTGAAAAAGCTGTTTTCTGGTATTTAAGGTTTTAG
- a CDS encoding aminoglycoside nucleotidyltransferase ANT(6)-Ia, producing MRSEKEMMDLVLSLAEQDERIRIVTLEGSRANINIPKDEFQDYDITYFVSDIEPFISNDDWLNQFGNIIMMQKPEDMELFPAEEKGYSYIILFDDYNKIDLTLLPLEELGNYLNDDKLIKIILDKDGRIQQAVVPTDMDYHIRKPSAREYDDCCNEFWNTTTYVVKGLCRKEILFAIDHFNQIVRHELLRMISWKVGIETGFKLSVGKNYKFIERYISEDLWEKLLSTYRMDSYENIWEALFLCHQLFRAVSGEVAERLHYAYPEYDRNITKYTRDMYKKYTGKTGCLDSTYAADIEERREQ from the coding sequence ATGAGATCAGAAAAAGAAATGATGGATTTAGTACTTTCTTTAGCAGAACAGGATGAACGTATTCGAATTGTGACCCTTGAGGGGTCACGCGCAAATATTAATATACCTAAAGATGAATTTCAGGATTATGATATTACATATTTTGTAAGTGATATAGAACCGTTTATATCTAATGATGACTGGCTTAATCAATTTGGGAATATTATAATGATGCAAAAACCGGAGGATATGGAACTATTCCCGGCTGAAGAGAAAGGCTACTCCTATATAATACTTTTTGATGATTATAATAAAATAGACCTTACCTTATTGCCCCTGGAAGAGTTGGGAAACTACCTGAATGACGATAAATTGATAAAGATTATTCTGGATAAGGATGGAAGGATTCAGCAAGCTGTAGTTCCGACCGACATGGATTATCATATAAGAAAACCCAGTGCCCGGGAATACGATGACTGCTGCAATGAATTCTGGAACACCACTACCTATGTGGTTAAGGGACTGTGCCGTAAGGAAATTTTATTTGCTATTGATCATTTTAATCAGATTGTTCGCCATGAGCTGCTGAGAATGATATCATGGAAGGTCGGCATCGAAACAGGCTTTAAATTAAGTGTAGGCAAGAACTATAAGTTTATTGAAAGGTATATATCCGAGGATTTGTGGGAGAAACTTTTGTCCACCTACCGGATGGATTCCTATGAAAACATATGGGAAGCATTATTTCTATGCCATCAATTGTTCAGGGCGGTATCCGGTGAGGTGGCGGAAAGGCTTCATTATGCCTATCCGGAGTATGATAGGAATATAACAAAATATACCAGGGACATGTATAAAAAATACACTGGTAAAACCGGCTGCCTGGATAGCACATATGCCGCTGATATAGAAGAGAGGCGGGAACAGTGA
- a CDS encoding class I SAM-dependent methyltransferase, translated as MKENKYDDNIFFQKYSQMSRSQKGLAGAGEWETLKKMLPDFKGKRVLDLGCGYGWHCIYAMENGASSVVGVDISHKMLEVAKGKTHFPQIEYECCAIEDVDFPEESFDVILSSLAFHYVADYENLIKKIYRMLKAGGNLVFTVEHPVFTAHGTQDWYYNEKGEILHFPVDNYYYEGKRTAMFLEEKVTKYHRTLTTYLNTLLSNSFIINQIVEPQPPENMMDIPGMADEMRRPMMLIVSAKKKM; from the coding sequence ATGAAAGAAAACAAATATGATGATAATATATTTTTTCAAAAATACAGTCAAATGAGTCGCTCGCAGAAAGGACTGGCTGGTGCGGGAGAATGGGAGACTTTGAAAAAGATGCTACCTGATTTTAAGGGTAAGCGTGTGCTTGATTTAGGATGCGGCTATGGATGGCACTGTATATATGCGATGGAAAACGGTGCTTCCTCTGTAGTAGGTGTTGATATTTCTCATAAAATGCTCGAAGTAGCAAAAGGAAAAACCCATTTTCCACAGATTGAATATGAATGCTGTGCCATAGAAGATGTGGATTTCCCAGAGGAGAGCTTTGATGTAATACTAAGTTCGCTTGCGTTTCATTATGTAGCAGACTATGAGAATTTAATAAAAAAGATATATAGGATGCTGAAGGCTGGTGGCAATTTAGTTTTTACAGTTGAACATCCTGTTTTTACTGCTCATGGAACACAAGACTGGTATTATAACGAAAAAGGAGAAATACTGCATTTCCCGGTGGACAATTATTATTATGAGGGCAAACGGACAGCTATGTTTTTGGAAGAAAAGGTTACAAAATATCATAGAACACTGACCACATATCTAAATACACTGCTTTCAAATAGTTTTATAATAAATCAGATTGTGGAGCCACAGCCGCCAGAGAACATGATGGATATTCCGGGGATGGCGGATGAAATGCGACGCCCAATGATGCTGATTGTATCGGCAAAAAAGAAGATGTAA
- a CDS encoding nucleotidyltransferase domain-containing protein, with product MVDNIIKSVAEKLSSLSYIEGIVLGGSRARGTHTEDSDIDIGIYYNSESFDINTINQFATKLDDEHRNNLVVPPGAWGDWINGGGWLVINGYHVDLILRDIKRVEQIMKDTEHGIVTANYQTGHPHGYISAMYRGELAISKILYAKNESLCELKKQAETYPNALQKSLVNFFMFEAGFSLMFVKANSGTDDKYYIAGHVFRIVSCLNQVLFACNNAYCINEKKAIKLLETFEHKPEKYTEKVNHIFEVLGISLFECYDMTEKLYNEVNEIVSEINNFLNEESSDERKQI from the coding sequence ATGGTAGATAATATTATTAAATCAGTAGCAGAGAAATTATCCTCTCTGTCTTATATAGAAGGTATTGTTTTAGGTGGTTCACGTGCAAGGGGCACCCATACAGAGGATTCGGATATAGATATCGGCATCTATTACAATTCAGAATCATTTGACATAAATACTATTAATCAATTCGCTACAAAGCTGGATGATGAGCATAGAAATAACCTTGTTGTACCTCCCGGAGCATGGGGTGATTGGATTAATGGCGGCGGATGGTTAGTCATAAACGGGTATCATGTGGATTTAATTTTACGTGATATTAAACGTGTGGAACAAATAATGAAAGATACAGAGCACGGAATTGTTACTGCCAATTATCAGACTGGGCATCCCCATGGTTATATTAGTGCAATGTATCGAGGAGAATTAGCGATTAGCAAAATACTATATGCTAAGAATGAAAGCTTATGCGAATTAAAAAAACAGGCAGAAACTTATCCCAATGCTTTGCAGAAAAGTTTAGTTAACTTTTTTATGTTTGAAGCAGGGTTCTCTTTAATGTTTGTAAAAGCAAATTCGGGAACAGACGATAAATATTATATTGCGGGTCATGTTTTTCGTATAGTTTCATGTTTAAATCAAGTGTTATTTGCATGTAATAATGCTTATTGTATCAACGAAAAGAAAGCTATAAAACTGCTTGAAACTTTTGAACATAAACCTGAAAAATATACCGAGAAGGTAAATCATATTTTTGAAGTACTCGGTATCTCACTTTTTGAATGCTACGACATGACCGAGAAGCTTTATAATGAAGTGAATGAAATTGTATCGGAGATAAATAACTTTTTAAACGAGGAGAGTTCAGATGAAAGAAAACAAATATGA
- a CDS encoding recombinase family protein, which translates to MAVSRNVTVIPAIKRVGNNKTSESKPKIRVAAYCRVSTDSEEQASSYEIQIEHYTNYIKKNKEWELAGIFADDGITGTNTKKREEFNRMIEECMAGKIDMIITKSISRFARNTLDCLKYIRQLKDKNIAVFFEKENINTMDSKGEIMLTIMASLAQQESQSLSQNVKLGIQYRYQQGEVQVNHKRFLGYTKDENKQLVIDPEGAEVVKRIYREYLEGASLLQISRGLEADGILTAAGKAKWRPETLKKILQNEKYIGDALLQKTYTVDFLSKKRVKNNGIVPQYYVENSHEPIIPRELFMQVQEEMVRRANLRGRKGGKKRVYSSKYALSSIVYCGHCGDIYRRVHWNNRGYKSIVWRCVSRLEEKGSECTAPTINEETLQTAVVKAINELLANKEPFLSTLKKNIATVFNEENDNATDDIEGKLEELQQQLLIQAKSKNDYEDVADEIYRLRELKQNALAENAEREGKRQRIAEMTDFLNEQSCELEEYDEQLVRRLIEKVTVFDDKLTVEFKSGVEIDIEI; encoded by the coding sequence GTGGCAGTGAGTAGAAATGTCACAGTGATTCCGGCAATTAAACGAGTCGGAAATAATAAAACTAGTGAGAGCAAACCCAAAATACGAGTGGCTGCTTACTGTCGTGTTTCAACGGATAGTGAGGAGCAGGCTTCAAGTTATGAAATTCAGATTGAACATTATACAAACTATATTAAGAAAAACAAGGAATGGGAATTGGCAGGGATTTTTGCGGATGATGGTATCACAGGTACAAATACCAAAAAGCGTGAAGAGTTCAACCGCATGATTGAGGAATGTATGGCAGGAAAAATAGACATGATCATTACAAAATCCATCAGCCGATTTGCCAGAAACACGTTAGACTGCCTTAAATACATCCGTCAGTTAAAAGATAAAAACATCGCTGTATTCTTTGAAAAAGAAAATATCAACACCATGGATTCCAAGGGTGAAATTATGCTGACTATTATGGCTTCCCTTGCCCAACAGGAAAGCCAATCCTTAAGTCAGAACGTTAAGCTGGGCATTCAGTATCGATATCAACAAGGTGAAGTCCAGGTCAACCATAAGCGTTTCCTTGGATACACCAAGGATGAAAACAAGCAACTAGTCATCGACCCCGAGGGTGCAGAGGTTGTTAAACGGATTTATAGAGAGTACCTTGAAGGAGCTAGTCTTTTACAAATATCAAGAGGACTAGAAGCAGACGGTATTCTTACAGCGGCAGGCAAAGCCAAATGGAGACCAGAAACACTAAAAAAGATATTGCAGAATGAAAAGTACATCGGTGATGCCCTTCTACAAAAGACATATACGGTTGATTTCCTTTCTAAAAAGCGGGTCAAGAATAACGGCATCGTTCCCCAGTATTATGTAGAAAACAGCCATGAGCCGATTATTCCAAGGGAGCTTTTTATGCAAGTTCAAGAAGAGATGGTTCGAAGAGCAAATCTTCGTGGCCGCAAAGGCGGTAAAAAGCGAGTCTATAGCAGCAAGTATGCTTTATCGAGTATTGTTTACTGCGGACACTGCGGCGATATTTACCGACGGGTACATTGGAATAACAGAGGCTACAAGTCTATTGTTTGGAGATGTGTTAGCCGATTGGAGGAAAAAGGGTCTGAATGCACTGCTCCTACCATAAACGAGGAAACATTGCAGACAGCAGTGGTCAAGGCTATTAACGAGCTTTTGGCTAACAAAGAACCCTTCCTCTCAACCTTGAAGAAAAACATAGCTACTGTATTTAATGAAGAAAATGATAATGCCACCGATGATATTGAAGGCAAATTGGAAGAATTACAACAACAGCTTCTTATACAAGCAAAGTCCAAGAATGACTATGAAGATGTGGCTGATGAAATTTACCGCCTTCGAGAATTGAAGCAAAATGCACTTGCAGAGAATGCAGAGCGTGAAGGAAAAAGGCAACGAATCGCTGAAATGACTGATTTCTTAAATGAACAATCCTGCGAGTTGGAGGAATATGATGAGCAATTAGTAAGGCGGCTTATTGAAAAAGTTACGGTATTTGATGATAAGCTCACTGTTGAATTTAAATCAGGTGTTGAAATAGATATTGAGATATAG
- a CDS encoding recombinase family protein, with product MGHTPYGYRIEDGKAVVDEKTSEQVKELFSGYLAGLSLKEAAKKAGIDCYHATAGKMLQNKHYLGDEFYPPIIDEETFEKAREEKRKRAEKLGRIREPKDEPKTDYPVKFKAKPLVQKYEDPYKQAEYAYSLIESEV from the coding sequence ATGGGTCACACACCCTATGGATATAGAATTGAAGATGGAAAAGCTGTTGTGGATGAAAAGACTTCTGAGCAGGTAAAAGAATTATTTTCCGGATACTTGGCAGGCCTTTCTTTGAAGGAAGCTGCTAAAAAAGCTGGGATAGATTGTTATCATGCCACAGCAGGTAAGATGTTGCAGAACAAGCACTACCTAGGCGATGAATTTTACCCTCCCATTATTGATGAGGAGACATTTGAAAAAGCCAGAGAAGAAAAACGAAAACGAGCAGAAAAGCTCGGGAGGATAAGGGAACCTAAAGATGAACCGAAAACGGATTACCCTGTAAAGTTCAAAGCAAAACCTCTGGTGCAAAAATATGAAGACCCATACAAGCAGGCGGAATATGCCTACAGTTTGATAGAAAGTGAGGTGTAA
- a CDS encoding recombinase family protein: protein MKTRVVAYCRVSTGSDEQLVSLQAQKAHYESYIKANPEWEYAGLYYDEGISGTKKENRSDLLRMLSDCETGRIDLIITKSISRFARNTTDCLEMVRKLIDLGVHIYFEKENINTSSMESELMLSILSGLAESESISISENTKWAIQRRFQNGTFKISYPPYGYQNIDGQMIINPKQAEIVKYIFAEVLSGKGTQKVANDLNQKGIPSKRGGRWTATTIRGILTNEKYTGDVILQKTYTDSHFNRHTNYGEKNMYLVENHHEAIISPEDFEAVDAILNQRAKEKGIEKRNSKYLNRYSFSSKIICSECGSTFKRRIHSSGTRKYIAWCCSKHISNITECSMQFIRDEDIKTAFVTMMNKLIFGQKFILRPLFHGLRNQNNAASFRRIEELETKIENNMEQSQVLTGLMAKGYLEPALFNKEKNALEAERERLLAEKDQLTRSVNGNFAKVDEVDRLLKFATKSKMLTAYEDELFEDYVERIIVFSREEVGFELKCGITLKERLVN, encoded by the coding sequence ATAAAAACACGAGTAGTTGCCTACTGTCGAGTTTCTACAGGCAGTGATGAACAACTTGTCAGCTTGCAAGCACAAAAGGCCCATTATGAGAGCTATATAAAGGCTAATCCAGAATGGGAATACGCAGGCTTATATTATGACGAGGGTATCAGCGGCACGAAAAAGGAAAACCGCTCTGACCTACTTAGAATGTTATCAGACTGTGAAACTGGGAGAATTGACTTAATTATTACAAAGTCAATTAGCCGATTTGCCAGAAATACTACAGATTGCTTGGAGATGGTTCGAAAACTGATCGACCTTGGGGTTCATATCTATTTTGAGAAGGAAAACATCAATACGAGTTCAATGGAGAGCGAATTGATGCTCTCCATTTTAAGTGGGCTTGCAGAAAGTGAGTCAATTTCCATTTCCGAAAATACGAAGTGGGCCATTCAAAGACGATTCCAAAACGGAACCTTTAAAATTTCCTACCCACCATATGGGTATCAAAACATTGACGGTCAGATGATAATAAACCCCAAGCAAGCTGAAATTGTGAAGTATATTTTTGCAGAGGTATTATCGGGCAAAGGCACACAGAAAGTTGCAAATGATCTTAATCAAAAGGGTATCCCTTCAAAAAGAGGTGGTCGTTGGACAGCTACTACGATTAGAGGGATTCTGACCAATGAAAAATATACTGGCGATGTTATTTTGCAAAAGACTTATACTGATAGCCATTTTAACAGGCACACCAATTATGGTGAAAAAAATATGTATCTAGTAGAAAACCACCATGAGGCAATTATCAGCCCTGAAGATTTTGAAGCTGTAGATGCCATTCTCAATCAGAGAGCCAAGGAAAAAGGAATCGAAAAACGCAACAGTAAATATCTAAACCGATATTCCTTTTCTAGCAAAATTATCTGCTCGGAATGTGGCAGTACCTTTAAAAGACGGATTCATTCATCTGGTACAAGAAAATACATTGCTTGGTGCTGCAGTAAGCATATCAGCAATATAACGGAATGTTCCATGCAGTTCATTCGAGATGAAGATATAAAGACTGCATTTGTTACGATGATGAATAAACTCATATTCGGTCAGAAGTTTATATTAAGACCACTTTTTCATGGGTTACGTAACCAAAACAATGCAGCGAGTTTTCGTAGAATTGAAGAGTTGGAAACTAAAATTGAAAACAACATGGAGCAGAGCCAAGTACTGACAGGTTTAATGGCCAAAGGGTATCTGGAACCTGCTCTGTTTAATAAAGAAAAGAATGCACTGGAGGCAGAAAGAGAAAGGCTTCTTGCCGAAAAGGATCAACTTACTCGTTCCGTCAATGGCAATTTTGCTAAAGTAGATGAAGTTGACCGTCTGCTTAAGTTTGCCACTAAGTCCAAAATGCTCACAGCTTATGAGGATGAGTTGTTTGAAGATTACGTAGAGAGGATTATTGTCTTTTCACGGGAGGAAGTAGGTTTTGAATTAAAATGTGGAATCACATTGAAGGAAAGGTTGGTGAATTAG